Genomic segment of Corynebacterium urealyticum DSM 7109:
CGATGAAGGCCACGTCCGCGTGTAGCAGCGCCAATGTCTGTAGTGCAACATCCCCAACCACTGCCTGAGATTGGGCACGGATCTTGCCACCCAGCAGCTGGACTTTGATCCGGGGGTCGGTAGAAAGCAGCAGTGCATTGTGCGGCGAGTTCGTCACGACGGACAGGGAGTAGTTCTTGTCGATACTCTCGGCGTGTTCGACGATTGCCTCGGCAATCATTGCGGTGGTGGTTCCCGAGTCCAGGAAAATGGTTCCGCCGTCGAGGGGGACGAACTGTACTGCAGCTCTGCCGATCGCCTGCTTGGCGAGCGCGGCGGAGTGCTTCCGAGTCTCCAGGGGAACATAGTCGGTCTGGAATTGGCGAGCCGGGACGGCTCCGCCGTGGACCCGGTAGAGCTTGCCCTCGGCGGTGAGCTGGGCCAAGTCCCGTCGGATGGTTTCGGCCGTGACCCCAAACTGGGCCGCGAGCTCGGTGACGGTGACCTTGCCCTGCACGGCGGCAAGCGAGGTGATTTGTCGACGACGCTGAGCTGAAAGCACGCTTAGTTACCCACTTAATCCAAAAAACTTGGGTTAGATTTTGCGCAGAACCGCGGAAACCTTGCCGAGGATCTGAGCTTCATTGCCGGCGATTGGTTCGAAGAGGTCATTGTGGGGGAGCAGCCACACGCCGTCCTCATCATGATGCAGTTCCTTGACCGTGGCCTCCCCGTCGATCATGGCGGCAACGAAGTCGCCCTGATCCGCGGTCGGCTGCGAGCGGACCACGACCCAATCGGAGTCGTAAATGCCTGCGTCGCGCATGGACTCACCCACGACCTGGAGGAGGAAAAGCTCGTCGGAGGTGCCGACCAGCTCGGCAGGGAGCGGGAACTGTGCTTCGATGTTTTGCTCCGCCAGGATCGGATTGCCGGCGGCGATTTGGCCGACGACGGGCACGTACGTGGCCGCGGGGCGGTCGTCGGACACGGGAGCCGGGGTCGGCTTGGGCTGCTTCCGTGGCACAGGAGTCACAAGGCCAGGGTTGGTGTGATCCTCGTATCCACGAACGTCAAAGGCGCGAGGCTTGTTGTCCTCCCGGCGCAGATACCCCTTCTCCTCAAGCTGCTTGAGTTGGTAAGACACCGAGGATGTGGACTGGAGACCAACGGCATCTGCGATTTCGCGAATGCTTGGTGGATAGCCGCGAAGAACCGTGGAGTCCTTGATGACTTCCAGGATCCGGCGCTGGCGAGAGCTCAGGTTGCCCTTTGTCTTCGCATCTGCAGAGCTCTTTTTGGGGCGGCCTGGGCGCCGGCGGGGGGACTCGGGGGAAGTCGTCACAGTGAACTCTCCTAGCGGCCCGGGCGGCAGACAGCTGCGCATGCTGCCCGGCGTGTGATCGAAAAACATGTTCCCGCGCTCGATGTGGTCTCGACCGCGTTTCACCTCACTGTATCACCTGCATGTTCGATATTTGCGATAAAGCACTCGACTTCCTTCGAACGTGCGTGCTATATTTTCAGCATAGCCACCTAGAACACCCGTTCGA
This window contains:
- a CDS encoding DeoR/GlpR family DNA-binding transcription regulator, which translates into the protein MLSAQRRRQITSLAAVQGKVTVTELAAQFGVTAETIRRDLAQLTAEGKLYRVHGGAVPARQFQTDYVPLETRKHSAALAKQAIGRAAVQFVPLDGGTIFLDSGTTTAMIAEAIVEHAESIDKNYSLSVVTNSPHNALLLSTDPRIKVQLLGGKIRAQSQAVVGDVALQTLALLHADVAFIGTDAFTLTHGLSTHDAAEAAIKRAMIAYSDKVVTLCDSTKFGLDYIVSFAEPEKIDVVITDNSAPKGFVAQLNDTGIHTVVVDEQG
- the lexA gene encoding transcriptional repressor LexA; its protein translation is MRSCLPPGPLGEFTVTTSPESPRRRPGRPKKSSADAKTKGNLSSRQRRILEVIKDSTVLRGYPPSIREIADAVGLQSTSSVSYQLKQLEEKGYLRREDNKPRAFDVRGYEDHTNPGLVTPVPRKQPKPTPAPVSDDRPAATYVPVVGQIAAGNPILAEQNIEAQFPLPAELVGTSDELFLLQVVGESMRDAGIYDSDWVVVRSQPTADQGDFVAAMIDGEATVKELHHDEDGVWLLPHNDLFEPIAGNEAQILGKVSAVLRKI